The nucleotide window CCTTTTATTATGAAATTGAAGAGATATAGATTCACTTCCAAAAACTTCAATCCTCTTTATTTTATAACCATCATCAGAATTGAATATTTCAGTAAAAATTCCCCATGGTCTCTTTATTGTTTTATGATATTTTAAATAATCTGTATTTATAAGCATATTTTCATTTTGAATATTATTTTTATCTGAGTAATTTTTTTTATTAATAAAATTAATAAACTCTTTTATATTTGAACTTGTATCTTTCTTTGATATATATAAAATATCCTTCATATCAACAATAATAATATTTTGAATTTCATTTATAATATAAATTTTTTCATCTCCAAAAATTAATATCTCATCTTTATCTTTTTTATTTATCAATATATTTTCATCCTCTTTTTTATTTCTATTTAATTCCAATTTTTCATTACAATAACCATAAAGAGTTACTTCTTTATCTTTAATTAAATATGCCTTACTTCTTTTAATTTCATTATTATTAAAAAAGTTTGAACTAAAAAAGGGAACTATACTTTTGTTTTTACATAACTCTAATATAGATTCAAATGTGCCAAGATCAGACCAATTACAATCACAATATACTGTCTTAATTTCAGAGATTTTTTCACAAATTGCTTTATCAAAAGACAAAGGACTAAAGGTAGAATATATATTTTTAATTTTCTCTTCATTAAATATTTGATTATTATTATTATTTTTATCAACTAATTCATTTAATTTAATAAGTTCTTTATAAATATTAGGATATAAATTGTTTATTTTATTATAAATAAAAGACTTTTGAAAAATAAATATACCTGAGTTCCAAAGAAAATTCCCACTTTCTAAATATCTTAAAGCATCTTTATAATCGGGCTTTTCATAAAATGCTTTGCAATTATAAATATCACCATTTTGAAAAATATTATTTAAATTTTCTTTTACAAATTCAATATATCCATATCCCGTTTCAGGTCTATCTGGTTTTATTCCTATTAAAATTAAATTATTATTAACACTTTGGATACCTTTTTTTATACAATAATTAAAATTTTCTTCATCTCCAATAAAATGATCAGAGGGTAAACAGACAACAGGTTCATCATTTTTTATATAACTTAATGTATAGCAAATTGCATAAAAAGTATTTTTCCCTTCTGGTTCATAAATAATTTTTACATCTGGGTAATTTTTAATAATATGATAAAATAGATCTCTATGATTTTCTGAACCAACTACATATATTGTTTTTTCTAAATCTACTTTTTTTATTCTTTCAATTGTTGCTTCTATAAAATTTTTACAACCAAATATATTTATAAATTGTTTTGGGTAATTTTCTCTTGTAAGTGGAAATAATCTTAAACTTTTCCCACCAGCCATTATAATAAAATTCATATAACTAAATCCTTATAAGTAAAATTATATACAAAGACATATAAAACTTTAATTATTAAAAAAAATTATGATTAAAATAATTTACTAAAAAATAATATTATAATGATCAACTAAAAATTTAAAAAACTCAAATCCATATTTTAATGCACTTTCATCAGGATTAAAATCTTTTGTATGTAAAGATTGTAGAATACTTAACCCAGGATTTTTAACACCAAGAAAAAAGTAAATACCTTTTCCAATATCTCTAATAAAATATGATATATCATCAGCAACCATTACTTTTTTGGTTAATTTTACTTTTGGTAAATTTAATCTATTTAAATTATAGAACTTTATATTTTTTTTATTATTTAGAAAATCCATTAATTTTTTTGAAAGTAAAAAATCATTAACAATAGGAATATAATCTGAAAGAATTAAAAAATCAGATTCTGCTCCATACAATTTTGAAAGATTTTCTAAATATTCTTTTGAAAATATTAATATTCTTTCTTTTATCTCATCCTTAAAATATCTTAAAGTTCCACCTATTTCAAGGACCGAAGGAATAATATTGGATTTATTTGCACCACTAATCTTCCCACAAGTAATTAGAGCAAGTTCATCAGCTTCTATTTTCCTAGTTATAAAATTTTGGACTTGCAAATACCAATCTGAAAATATAGATACAAGATCTGAAGTTTCATGAGGATAAGCACCATGTCCACCTTTCCCTTTTAATTTAATCAAAAATTCTACAGAACCAGCCCAAGCCTCTCCCTCACAAAATGCAACATAACCGGTTTCAAGTGAAGGCCATACATGAAAACCAAAGATAGCTTCAGGTTTTCCAAAAATTTCCCACAATCCACAATTAAGCATTAGTTGAGCACCACCACTACCTTCCTCTCCTGGTTGAAAGATAAACAAAAGAGAACTATCAGGTTTGTGGTTTTTAAAATATATTGCAAGATTCAAAATAATAGACATATGAAAATCATGGCCACATGCATGCATATATCCATCATTTTTTGAAGTAAAATCCAAATTTGTTTCCTCTTTTATTGGTAGTGCATCCATATCAGCTCTAAAGCATAAAAGAGGCTCTTTATTATTTCCTTCAATATAAGCAATTATACCAGTTTCTGAAATTCTTCTATACTCTATCTTATTTTCTTCCAAAATACTTATTATATAATTTGCCGTATTAAACTCTTTTAAAGATGGTTCAGGTATTCTATGTAAAGACCTTCTTATTGATACAAGTAAATCAAAAAAATACTCCTCAATTTTATTATTTTTATTATTAATCTCTTTTTTATCCATAATTATTTGCTCTTATAACCTTTAATTTTTATATAAAGATTTATTACAGTTTTATTTTCAAAAATGTAACTCTTAAATATATTTTTGTTATATGTCTTATTTTAAAAATGAAGTTAATCAAAACTTAAAAAAAATTTATTTATGTTCAAATCCTTTTATAATTTTAACAATATAATCCCCTATTCTTTTTTCTGCTTCATAAGTTAAAGCCCCAATATGAGGTGTTAATAAAATTTTATGTTGTAAATCAGATAAACCATTTATCATATCAACATATCTTTTAGACTCAACAGAATCTAATGCAATACCACCAACAAAGCCATTTATAAGTTTATTTATTAAAATATCCATATCAATTAAACCAGATCTTGAAGCATTAATAATTAAAACCCCACTTTTCATTTTATCAAACTCTTCTTTTCCAATAATAAATTTATCTTCTTTTATAAGGGGAATATGAAGAGTTATTATATCTGAAGACATTAATAAGTCATCCAAAGAAACCATTTTAACTTCTTGTAAACTTAAACTTTTTAAAAACTTATCATATGCAATTACATTCATATTAAAAGATAGAGCTCTTTTTGCAACTTCCCTTCCTACTCTTCCAAAACCAATAATCCCAAGAGTCTTTCCAGACAATTCATTACCCAAATAGTCTTTTGAAAGATTAAAATTATTTTTATATTTAAAATTATAAAAACACAAATTTCTTGAAAGATTAAGCATAAGTCCAATTGTAAGTTCCGCAACTGAAATACTATGAGCTTCTGGAATACTCATAACTGAAATATTATTATGTTCTGCAAAATCAATATCAATATTGTCGTTTTCAACATCACAGGAAATTATCATTTTCAAGTTTTTTGCTTTTTTAATTAAACTTTTATCTACTTTATCCTTATGCCTTACAATTAGGATGTCATAATTTTCAATTATATCTTCAATTGGAATACCTTTGAAATCTTTATAATACAAAAAAATTTTATGCTCTTTTAATTTGTCAAAATCAAAACCATATACTTCGCTTAAGAAAAGAATATTCATAATAACTCTTTTTGTATTTATTTTTATTTATTCACTTTCCATAAATGGATATCTATAATCCTTAGGTGGTATAAAATTTTCTTTTATAGATCTAGTAGAAACCCATCTTAATAAATTTAAATATGATCCTGCTTTATCATTTGTTCCAGATTTTCTACCACCACCGAATGGTTGTTGATTTACAATTGCTCCTGTAGGCTTATCATTTATATAAAAGTTTCCTGCTGCATATCTTAAAATATTATTTGCAATTTGAATCGCTTTTCTATCTTCTGCAAATATAGACCCTGTTAATCCATAGCAAGATGTATTATTACATATTTCAAGAGTTTCCTCATATTTATTATCATCATAAACATAAACAGTTAAAACTGGTCCAAATATCTCTTCTATCATTAACTTTGAGTATGGGTCAGTTGTTTGAATTAAAGTAGGTTTTATAAAATATCCTTTTGAATTATCACAATCTCCCCCTATCAAGATCTGATCATTTTTTGAATATTTTGCATAATCTATGTAGGATTTTATTTTATTAAAAGAACTTTCATCTATAACAGCACTCATAAAGTTCCTAAAATCTTCAACATCACCCATTCTTATAGACGAAATCATATCAATTAAAATTTCTTTTAAATCTGGCCACAAACTTTTAGGGATATAAGCTCTCGAGGCTGCAGAACACTTTTGTCCTTGATATTCATATGCTCCTCTAATCAATGCCACAGCTGTTTCAAGAATTGATGCTGATGAATGAACAAAAACAAAATCTTTACCTCCTGTTTCACCTACAATTCTTGGGTAATTTTTATAAGTATTCAAATTATTCGCTATTGTTTTCCAAATAGAGTTAAATGTTTCAGTTGACCCAGTAAAATGAATACCTGAAAAATCTTCACTATTAAAAATAACTTCAGAAGCAACTTTTCCATCACAAGGTACAAAATTAATAACCCCATCAGGTAAACCTGCTTTTTGCAAAAGCTTCATTATATGATAAGCAGTATAAACAGCTGAAGAAGCAGGTTTCCATAAAACAACATTTCCCATAATGGCAGGAGAGGATGGTAAATTTCCCGCAATTGAAGCAAAATTAAACGGTGTTACAGCAAAAATAAACCCTTCAATTGGTCTATATTCAACTCTATTCCAAACACCATAAACACTTTCAGGTTGATTTTTATATATTTCTTGTGCAAAATATGAATTGTATCTAAAAAAATCTATAAGTTCACATGCAGAATCTATCTCTGCTTGATAACATGTTTTAGATAAATCTAACATAGCACAAGCATTTAACAAACTTCTATACTCAGTTGAAAGAAGCTCTGCTGCTTTAATAAAAACAGAAACTCTTTCATCCCATTCAATATTTGCCCAATATTTCCAAGCTTCTTTTGCACTTTCCATAGCCATTTTTAATTCTTTTTCTGTAGCTTTATGATATTTACCAAGTATATGATTTTTGTTATGAGGAATTATACAATTTCCAGTTACACCAGTTCTAATTTCTTTTCCACCTATAATAAGTGGTATCTCAATTTGCATCGATTTTAGAAAATTTAATTTGTCTTTTAATTCTT belongs to Spirochaetota bacterium and includes:
- a CDS encoding amidohydrolase — translated: MDKKEINNKNNKIEEYFFDLLVSIRRSLHRIPEPSLKEFNTANYIISILEENKIEYRRISETGIIAYIEGNNKEPLLCFRADMDALPIKEETNLDFTSKNDGYMHACGHDFHMSIILNLAIYFKNHKPDSSLLFIFQPGEEGSGGAQLMLNCGLWEIFGKPEAIFGFHVWPSLETGYVAFCEGEAWAGSVEFLIKLKGKGGHGAYPHETSDLVSIFSDWYLQVQNFITRKIEADELALITCGKISGANKSNIIPSVLEIGGTLRYFKDEIKERILIFSKEYLENLSKLYGAESDFLILSDYIPIVNDFLLSKKLMDFLNNKKNIKFYNLNRLNLPKVKLTKKVMVADDISYFIRDIGKGIYFFLGVKNPGLSILQSLHTKDFNPDESALKYGFEFFKFLVDHYNIIF
- the pruA gene encoding L-glutamate gamma-semialdehyde dehydrogenase produces the protein MNGFFNIPHPKNEPVFSYKPGSLERKELKDKLNFLKSMQIEIPLIIGGKEIRTGVTGNCIIPHNKNHILGKYHKATEKELKMAMESAKEAWKYWANIEWDERVSVFIKAAELLSTEYRSLLNACAMLDLSKTCYQAEIDSACELIDFFRYNSYFAQEIYKNQPESVYGVWNRVEYRPIEGFIFAVTPFNFASIAGNLPSSPAIMGNVVLWKPASSAVYTAYHIMKLLQKAGLPDGVINFVPCDGKVASEVIFNSEDFSGIHFTGSTETFNSIWKTIANNLNTYKNYPRIVGETGGKDFVFVHSSASILETAVALIRGAYEYQGQKCSAASRAYIPKSLWPDLKEILIDMISSIRMGDVEDFRNFMSAVIDESSFNKIKSYIDYAKYSKNDQILIGGDCDNSKGYFIKPTLIQTTDPYSKLMIEEIFGPVLTVYVYDDNKYEETLEICNNTSCYGLTGSIFAEDRKAIQIANNILRYAAGNFYINDKPTGAIVNQQPFGGGRKSGTNDKAGSYLNLLRWVSTRSIKENFIPPKDYRYPFMESE
- a CDS encoding sugar phosphate nucleotidyltransferase, whose amino-acid sequence is MNFIIMAGGKSLRLFPLTRENYPKQFINIFGCKNFIEATIERIKKVDLEKTIYVVGSENHRDLFYHIIKNYPDVKIIYEPEGKNTFYAICYTLSYIKNDEPVVCLPSDHFIGDEENFNYCIKKGIQSVNNNLILIGIKPDRPETGYGYIEFVKENLNNIFQNGDIYNCKAFYEKPDYKDALRYLESGNFLWNSGIFIFQKSFIYNKINNLYPNIYKELIKLNELVDKNNNNNQIFNEEKIKNIYSTFSPLSFDKAICEKISEIKTVYCDCNWSDLGTFESILELCKNKSIVPFFSSNFFNNNEIKRSKAYLIKDKEVTLYGYCNEKLELNRNKKEDENILINKKDKDEILIFGDEKIYIINEIQNIIIVDMKDILYISKKDTSSNIKEFINFINKKNYSDKNNIQNENMLINTDYLKYHKTIKRPWGIFTEIFNSDDGYKIKRIEVFGSESISLQFHNKRDEHWIIVKGSAIIQLGDKKMNCKKGDHFFIQKGQLHRIINENEESLVFIEVQIGDYLEEDDIVRIEDKYDRLIK
- a CDS encoding 3-phosphoglycerate dehydrogenase — its product is MNILFLSEVYGFDFDKLKEHKIFLYYKDFKGIPIEDIIENYDILIVRHKDKVDKSLIKKAKNLKMIISCDVENDNIDIDFAEHNNISVMSIPEAHSISVAELTIGLMLNLSRNLCFYNFKYKNNFNLSKDYLGNELSGKTLGIIGFGRVGREVAKRALSFNMNVIAYDKFLKSLSLQEVKMVSLDDLLMSSDIITLHIPLIKEDKFIIGKEEFDKMKSGVLIINASRSGLIDMDILINKLINGFVGGIALDSVESKRYVDMINGLSDLQHKILLTPHIGALTYEAEKRIGDYIVKIIKGFEHK